GCCAACTCCGCTGAGCCCCGGCCCGCCTATCTGCCCGACACCGTGCAGAGCGCCGTGAAGATCCTGGTCACCGGACCGTTCGGGGTCGGCAAGACCACCCTGGTCGGCTCGCTCAGCGAGATCGCCCCGCTGCGCACCGAGGAGACCATGACCGCCGCCGGGGCGGGCGTGGACGACCTGACCGGACGGCCCGACAAGACCACCACCACGGTGGCCCTGGACTTCGGCCGGATCACCCTCAACTCCCGGCTCGCGCTCTACCTCTTCGGCACGCCGGGCCAGCAGCGGTTCTGGCCGCTCTGGGAGGACCTCTCGCGCGGGGCGCTGGGAGCGATCGCGCTGGTGGACGCCCGGCGGATCGAGGAGAGCTTCGACGTCCTGGGGCAGTTGGAGGAGCAGCGGATCCCGTTCGCGGTGGCCGTCAACACCTTCCCGGACAGCCCGGACCACCCCGAGGAGGAGCTCAGGGCGGCGCTCGACCTGCTGCCCGAGGTCCCGATCCTCAAGTGCGACGCCCGGGACCGCCGGGCCTCGTACGACGTCCTGATCGACTTCGTCGACCACCTGCACTCGACCGCGGTACTGGAGCTCCAGCGATGACGACCCCTCAGCCGCAGACGGCCGCCGCGGTGCCCCCGCCCGGCTGCCCGGCGCACCGGCCGGCGGCTCTTTTCGGCGCCGCGGTGGCCGAGGACCCGCACGGTCTGTACGCCCGGCTGCGCGAGCAGCACGGCCCGGTGGCGCCGATCGAGCTGGAGCCGGGCGTGGAGGCCTGGCTGGTGCTCGGCTACCCCGAACTGCTCGAACTCACCCGGAACGAGCAGCTGTTCTCCAAGGACTCGCGCCGCTGGCGGGTGCCGGCCGAGGGCCGGCTGAAGCCGGACTCCCGGCTGCTGCCGATGACCTCCTGGCGGCCCACCCTGCTCAACCTGGACGGCGCCGAGCACCAGCGGCTGCGGGCGGCGGTCTCCGAGACGCTGGCCCGGGTCGACCACCGGCAGCTCCGGCAGGCCACCGAGGCCGCGGCCGACACCCTGATCGACGGCTGGGGCCCGGACGGCACCGCCGACCTGATCGCCCAGTACGCCCGCCGGCTGCCGCTGATGGTGTTCACCCAGCTGATCGGCCTGCCGGCGGCGGCCGGGCCGCACATCGTCGAGCTGATCAGCCACTTCGTGGACAGCAGCGACAAGTCGGTGCGGGCCAACGCCGAGTTCCAGGCGATCCTGCTCGACCTGGTCCGGCAGCGCCGCGAGCGGCCCGCCGCCGACCTGACCTCCTGGCTGCTGGCCCACCAGGCCGCGATGACCGACGAGGAGGCGGTGCACCACCTGGTGGTGATCATGGTCGCGGGCAACGAGACCACCATCAACTGGACCGGCAACACGCTCCGGCTGCTGCTCACCGACCGCCGGTTCCGAGCCACCCTGACGGGTGGTCGGCTGACCGTCTCGGACGCCCTCGACGAGGTGCTCTGGCGGGACCCGCCGACCCAGAACTTCCCCGGCCGCTGGGCCACCGGCGACACCGTGCTCGGCGGCCAGTACATCAGCGCGGGCGACATGCTGGTGCTCGGCCTGGCCGGTGCCAACGCCGACCCCTCGGTGCTCACCCCCGACGGCGTCGGCGGCAACCGGGCACACCTCGCCTGGGGCGCGGGCAAGCACGTCTGCCCGGCCCAGCAGCCCGCCCGGCTGATCGTGGAGACCGCGGTGGAGACCCTGCTGCACCGCCTGCCCGATCTCCAACTCGCCGTCCCCGGCCACGAACTGGCCTGGCGTCCGTCCCCCTGGTCGCGAGCCCTGGTCTCCCTGCCGGTGCTCTACAGCGCCTTCACGCCGCCGCGCACTCCCCCCTCCGAAAGGCCCGCATGGACGCCTCCGTCGCCCCCATCCGTCTCGACCCCTTCGGAGGCGACCAGCACGCCGAGAACGCCCGCCTCCGGGCGGCCGGGCCCGCGGTCCTGGTGGAGCTCCCTGGCGGGGTGGTGGTCTG
This genomic interval from Kitasatospora gansuensis contains the following:
- a CDS encoding cytochrome P450 codes for the protein MTTPQPQTAAAVPPPGCPAHRPAALFGAAVAEDPHGLYARLREQHGPVAPIELEPGVEAWLVLGYPELLELTRNEQLFSKDSRRWRVPAEGRLKPDSRLLPMTSWRPTLLNLDGAEHQRLRAAVSETLARVDHRQLRQATEAAADTLIDGWGPDGTADLIAQYARRLPLMVFTQLIGLPAAAGPHIVELISHFVDSSDKSVRANAEFQAILLDLVRQRRERPAADLTSWLLAHQAAMTDEEAVHHLVVIMVAGNETTINWTGNTLRLLLTDRRFRATLTGGRLTVSDALDEVLWRDPPTQNFPGRWATGDTVLGGQYISAGDMLVLGLAGANADPSVLTPDGVGGNRAHLAWGAGKHVCPAQQPARLIVETAVETLLHRLPDLQLAVPGHELAWRPSPWSRALVSLPVLYSAFTPPRTPPSERPAWTPPSPPSVSTPSEATSTPRTPASGRPGPRSWWSSLAGWWSGR
- a CDS encoding GTP-binding protein; translated protein: MASANSAEPRPAYLPDTVQSAVKILVTGPFGVGKTTLVGSLSEIAPLRTEETMTAAGAGVDDLTGRPDKTTTTVALDFGRITLNSRLALYLFGTPGQQRFWPLWEDLSRGALGAIALVDARRIEESFDVLGQLEEQRIPFAVAVNTFPDSPDHPEEELRAALDLLPEVPILKCDARDRRASYDVLIDFVDHLHSTAVLELQR